GATGGGATATATGCAATGGGTCAGCAGGTGAGCCAATCAGAAGGTCTGGGCTCCAGGCCTGCCTGTGGCATTAGCCCACCACCTAACCTGGCCTTAATCACTTCGACTCTCTTGGACTCCCGTGTTACGCGTTAATGAAAGAGATGACCTTTACAGTCGGTTCCAAGTCTAAATGTCTGTGCCTCCATTCTAATGGAACATGTTATTCTCTACACCTGACTAAAAAGGGACAAAAATGACTTCAAAATGTAGCTTTTACACagaaataagacattttaaaaaagaagaaaaatcttacCTGAGTCTAAATAAGATGAATGCATAATGTTTCAACTCATTTTAGCATATAAAAAAGTTAAGTGGGTGAAGGTGAAAAACCACAGAAACATGTTTATAGTTCAGCTTTCTTCTCTACATTTGTACTTCTACTCTCAGACATACTTATATTCAATAAAAGCCTTATAtctccatcatttaaaaaaaaaaaaaaagatgagccaGATTTCCTGGGATGAAATCAAAGATTCAAAGAAACTcgtgaaaagtttttaaaaagagttatttTAGTCACTAATTAGGATGACCTTAGTTAACTCAGGGAATTGGGGGGGATTTGGCTGCAAACCTTAGCTATTGGTGCATAtctatgaaaagagagaaaagtgatacatttaaatgtaaaacaaaactgtCAAAAGAAGGAGTTCTGAACCTTCAGGGAGTTTTTTCTAGTCTTTCAATTCCCACAATGGATCAGTTCACCTACCAATCAGCTCTGCCTCATCACAGCATTCCTCAAGGATGAAATGCTCCTTCACCTACACACAGACACTACATGGGAAAGGTATAGAAGCAACACGTGATTACGGGATGACCAGGACATTCTACTAAGACAGTATATCCTAATGCATGAGGTCATTATTCactttaagtagatatattctACTTAGGTCCAACAATTTTGAgactgatttttcttcttctctgacttTTTTTAGAGGGCAGCGTCGGGATACAGGGAACTCTCCCCTGGTGGGAACAGCCCACAACTTATAAGGATGTGTTGACAGCAATATCAAAGAGATGAACTGTAAAATGTAAAACCATTACATGGGAACTTCACAACTTGAAGAAAGATGTATGACAACAAGCAATCTCACTGGTATTAAAGTACTAAAAATGAACTCTTCCAGTTGTAAGGTGGTAAAATAGAGTTAAGCTTCtctaggaaggagaaaaaaaaattaaaaccagctATTCAAGATTGCATATGAAGTGATTCGAAGAGACATAGTATTTCATCCTGAGCTGCTGAAATCTAGGCCGTGTGTTacacctcccctcccaccctgcaATCCATCTCCACTTTACTCTTCACGCTTAGGATTATGATCAAGTCCACCTACCAAAAGGGGAGAAACCACACAAACATCACGCTGCAAGTTTCTCTATTTTGGGCCAGCAGGAAATTCCAGTTACTTCATTCACTAGAGCTAGTTAaactactgaactgaaatgcttGCATGAAGAGATCACTACCTAGGGACAGATACTTGATTTTCAGGGTTGGAGGAGGTCAGACAAGGACGATTGGGATTTTGAATCTCAGTACAAAGTCAAGGACCCCTGAATTACAAAGAACTGGTCGGCGAAGCGGCTAGGGGTCGGCAAGAATTAGCACCAAAAGAGAAAACCCTGAACTAAAagcacacttttatttttaagagcacCGGTCAGAGAAGTGACCAGCAGCCCCAACACTCTCTGAGAACTTTTGAGATTTTCAAAAACGGATCCTCCTGAAGTCTCGAGGACTAGAACCATCATAAATCCATACCCATCCAGTACCCTGGTTCCTCCAACAGGCTACCTTCCTCTGACCCTTTTCCCACGACCTTGGCTCCTCCTCTGCCGACAGCGCCCCGGGGGCTCCTCTCAGCCTCCTACACAGAGAGAAGGACCGGAGAGACGGACAGCCCAAAGCCATCAGGGCGCCCACTCCATCGAGGCGGCCAGCAACCTTCGGAACCCGAGAGCGCCGCGCGCGCCCGCCACCTGCACGGCCACCGGGTCTCGGATCACGCCATCCCACTCGGGAGCCCGACCCTCGCGCGGGCGGGTGGCTCCGAGGCTCAACGCGGACTCCCGAGAGCCGGCCCGGAGCCGCCAGGGGGCGAGAGGGAGCAGCCGGCCGGGCGCCTCCCCGCCTCGTTCCCTTCCCCCGAGCCTCCCTCCACTCACGGATTTTCACTCGGCGGTGGTCCAGGCGCGCGGTGGCGGCGTGCAGGGCGTCGAGGCGGCGGTGCAGCGCGGCGGTGCGGCGGCCCAGGGCAGCCGCCTGGCCCTCGAGCTCGCCGAAGATGTCCCCGGCGCAGCGCGACAGGTCGGCGAGCTGCGCCAGCAGGCAGACCAGGGCGTGCGAGCTGACCTGCTCCAGCGAGCGGAAGAGCGGCGCGCCCGCCGCCCCGGCCGCCTCGGGCCGGCGCAGCCGCGCGGGCTCCACGGTCCTCTGGTGGAAGGGCATGGCCGGGGGGGCGGCGCGGGAGCGCGGCGCTCAGTCCAGCCCCAGTCTGCGCGGGGCGCGAGTCCGCATCCAACACAAAGAAAAGTCCGGGCGGCGGCGGGGCGCCGAGGGCCGGCAGGGCTCCTGCCCGCCGGGGAGCAGCGAGGCGAGCGGGCTGGACGGACCGACGGGCGGGCAGCGAAGAGGGGAGAGGCGGCCGCCCGGGGAGCCGCAGGGAAGGGCTCCGGAGGGTCCGAGCGGCGGCCGCCTGGCGCCCGGCTGCGACCTTCCAGCCGCCCGGGCTCCCGAGCCGCGCGGCCAGAGGAAGTTCGAGGAGCAGCTGCCGAGCTGGGGGCGCGGCGGCGAGTTGGAGACGCGAGTCCCGCTGAAGTTTGCAGGGAGGCAGGAAAGAGCCGGcggctccttccctccctcccgattggagagggaggaggaagcggGGGAAGTGCCGCCGACACCgggcaagagggaggggaggcgagagaaaggaaagggggaggagaaaagggcCGGCCCGGGGAACCACCTGCGGCTCCCGCGGCCGCCGCGCCCGGCGCCCGCGGGGAGGTGGTGGCCCCACGCCTGGGCGCACCCTGGCCGGCCGGGCACTGTCGCAGGGTCCCGGGTCTCCGAAGTCGCTGCCACACTTCCCGCCAGAGCCTCCCGGCGGCTGGACAGAGCCCTCGACCGCCCCCGGCCCAGTGCGGGGAGGGGTGGGCGCCGCGGGGGCGGAGGCGGCAAGCCCAGCTGCGGCTGCTCACCTGCGCTCCTGCCCGCGAGGCCCAGGTCagcgcgcccccgcccccgcggGGACATCTCGGGGCCTCTGTGGGTCCCCAGGATTTCTCCAGTCCCCCCACTGGAAAGCGGCCAAGGCTTCCGGGCTGCTGTGGTGGACATCGTTAGATCATCCAGTGGCTAGTGGTTTTGTAGCAGACAAGGAGTGCGCGCCTCCTAATTAGGGGGACGAGGAGGACTCTAAGGACTTCTTATTGCAGGGGGGCTTCAAGTGTTTGTTGGCAAGATGGCTCCTCccttgcctccctcccctccatctgGAAAGGTCCTGGCTGAAATGTGCCGAACCTGGGTTTCTTCCcccaggcatgtgtgtgtgtgtgtgttggaaaagTGGGGAGCTGAAGGGGATAAGGGACGGATCAGAACCTAGAACCCTGAATTATGTACCTGGAAGACGTTTAGTTAAATGCCATTGAGGTCATAGCCATAGAACACCCCACTAACTCAAACCTTCTGGTTAGAAGCATTTGAGGTGTCCAATACCCCAAAGCCAAAATCCCACTGGCCTCATCGCGATGTTTGCTCAGCAAAGGAATCTCGGTTCTTTAGTTTCTGCCCCCCAAGTGACCCGAATTGCCGTGCTGTTGGGCTGTAGTTTGGGAATCAGTCTCCCAGATCAGTGCTGATTGTACTACAAAGTGGCTCCCCTTTCTCTGAGAGATATGAGTGCAAGACCAACAGGCCTGAGAGAGCCCCTCAGATGAAAGTTAGTGAACAGAAATGGGTTTTGGTCTTTTTCCCTTGTTGTACAACTGATCATTTTTCACAATAGGGACGAATAACAATCTCATCATCACCCACTCTGACCACCTTTGAGGTGTTCTGAGGCACAAAGGAACTGCTGctgtccctgaaaaaaaaaaatgctttgaaatttaTGAAGCACTGTATAAACATCAGTTACAGTATAAAAGTGTGCGATTGCCacaagaaatatttgctgagcgCCTGTGTGTGGAGCATGGGCTAGAAATAAAAGTACAGTCACCAAAGCTGAATCCTTCCCACCCATTAGggtgctcccagtgcaagggacCAGAAATAACGTGCTGAATTCACAAGCCTACAATTCAcctatttaaggtatacaattcagtggcttttttttttttttgtatattcacaGTGTTAGAACATGAGTAGATATTGGAATATTCatagagaaaaacatgaaaagatgctcaaaaactAATTAGATGAAGCAAtactattaaaacatttttcccttaaataaatGCTTGAAAACCAGGTCTAGCTCAAGATGCCACTATGAGAACCATGACACTGCCCACCTCAGTGGGCCATCCCCACCCCCCTTGCTGCTGACAGAATTCGCCTTGTGTACTGGTATGTCCAGCCTCTGAAATAAGTCATAATCTTTCTGTCCCATCCTGGTCTGACAGTTAGTGGTCAGGTGTGACTCAACTATAAGCCAATAAATTTTAAGGCGAAGTGGGAGGCTTCAAGAAATATTCACCTCCTTGATgagacaagaaagaaaaggctCTGTCATTCTCCCCTCTCTGGTCAAACCCTGCCTCCTGCCTTTGAATGTACTCAGATCATGATGGGATGTCTGAAACAGTGGCAGGATCTCAAGGCCATGAGAGacagccctggagaaagaagccaTCATGCAAATGCTGCACTTACCCCATAAGGATGACCGTTATGCACTTAagtgcttcccagctggcactagtggtaaagaacccacctgccagtgcaggagacataagagacaggttcgatccctgggttgggaagatcccctggaggaggacgtgggaatccactccagcatttgtgcccgagaatcccatggacagaggagcctggcaggcaactgTCCAtagaattgcagagtcagacacaactgaagtgacaacaCACAACATATATGCACTTAAAAAGGTAAATCCTTGTGGTCTGGGGACCAGGAACAATAGCATCACCTGTGATCTTGTTAGACCTACAGAATCTCAGGCCTCAGACTGACTATCTAGTTtaacaagctccccaggtgattcagatgtattttacagtttgagaagcactagCTAAACTCCTGTGGGGTGAATTTTCCTTTTACTTCAGTCAAATGCATAGGAATTTATGAAGAGAAAAAATAGTGGGTGATCAAGGGATTGAAGATTCTGGAGAGAATTAAGTGAGTATGGAAGGATGAGATCAAGAATACAAATGAAGTTGCCAGATGGCCTAGGTGTCCAATAAGGAGAGAGCAAAAATCATCTGTTTGGAGCGGATATAAGAAAGAGGAAACGGTGAGGAGTTTCTTAGCAACTCAACAAGTGGTGaatataaaaattactgaatAAGAGCTTGGGTGAACTGGATGGCTTGAGTAAGAGGTACATGGATCTAACTTTCCCTGCACTCTAGAAGCCCCGAAGCAGAGCACATGGTTGCAAATTAGCACAGTGGGAATTTCAGGGGGATCAAGGTCACAATTAAGACCATCATTAAAAGGTTGACTGTGGAGTATGCATTCGATTAAAGAATGCAGTGGACAAATTAAATAAATGGCCTGAGTTCCATGGGAGAGTTTCAAGCATGTAGTCCTGGGTTGGCCCAGGACTTCATGGAATGGCCCTGAAAAGTGGCTGCAGagaaatattggggaaaaaaaaaaacaggtaagaaCGTCACCATTAGAGAAGGGGGCACCAAATATGAAATCTCAGAACAATGACTTATGATTATGTGAATGGCGAAAGGAAATGTCCTTAGTAAGAAAGGCAAGCAAACTGCATCAACTATGTCTTCTTGATAATTATCCAAAAGGCAAAACTTAAAATCTATCTTTAATGATGCACACTCAGTTGCTTGAGTGgcgcctgactctttgagaccccatggactgtaacccaccaggcttctctgtccatggaattttccagacaagaatactgtagtgggttgccatttccttctccagggaatctttttgacccagggatcaaacccatgtctcctgcatctcctttattggcaagtggattctttaccattgagccacctgggaagtccttacaTCTTAATCAAAAAGGACTCAAACcttaaatgataataaatatgGGCCTTTACCTCAGGGTTTATGATAAAAATTGACACCAACTAATATAGTTTCctaggctgccataacaaattacaaACTAGAGGCCTTAAAACAACAGAACTTTATTGTCTCACTGTTCTAGAAGCTAGAAAgatgaaatcaaggtgtcagcagggccctgCTCCCTCTGAACCTGTCGAGGAGAatcctctctttcctcttctagtTTCTGTATTTGCCAACAATCTTTGGTTTCCTTCACTTAGAGGTGGATGCACCAATCCAATTGCTGCTGCCATGGCCACATTCTCCCCATATGTTTTTGTGCCTCTCCCCATCTTCTGAGGACACCAGGCATATAGGATTAAGGGCCCAgggcccaccctactccagtaagagggcttcccaggtggcgctagtggtaaagaacacacctgtcaatgctggagacagacacagattcgatccctgggctgtgaagatgccctggaagagggcatagcaacccactccagtgttcttgcctggagaatcccttggacagaggagcctagtgggctacagtccatagagtcacaaagagtcagacacgactgaagcaacttagcatgcacacctgCAGTCCAGTAAGACTTTGTCTTATATATTACATCTGCCAAGACCCTACTGCCAAGTAAAGTCACAGTCTGAGGCACTGGGGGATAGGATTCAACATACCTTTTTAAGGGACACAATTCAAAAATATCAGCCCAATGAGATGACTATTTTTAGGTTAATTATTTAGATTGAAAGACTTTTCATGCCTGAATTACTTCAAGCCAAAAGCAATGGCATATTAAACTCCCAGGTCCCAGTCTGGGACCTTTCTGGGTGAGGCAGGGGCTGCTGGGAAGGGTAACAGGATAGAAACACTAGGTGAGGCAAGCGTTCTGGGCTCTGGTCACAGCACTCCTGTTGGTTGGTCCTATGTGGCCATCACCCCGCATTCTCCATTCATAAATTCGGCAAGGGACCAGGCTCAGCCTTGATTCTGTTCATCTCTGCTCAATGGTCAACAAGAACTGAGAAAGCAGAAAGGAGCCCTGAGGTCCTAAGCTATATCTGTACATGAAACCATGACTAATATTCTGTATTCACACTTTTCCATTAACCTGAATTAACCTGAAGAGAGAATAAAGAGAAACCCTATTCAATCAATTCCAAGACCAAAGAGGTAGatgtttgtatactttttaaagacTCCAAAAATGAGTGGAAATCAAAATCAGAAGTCCTGATAGAGTATACAGTACTTTCCAACTTTTTGATATAGAGTACAAATTGTTATTGTATGAAAAGGCTAATGGTTGATAAACTCTTAGTATCGCTTACCAGTAGGGAAAAGAGCAACGAATTATCATCatgtgaaaaagaaacaacaggCACAGTGGGTGTACCATGTAACATTCTGTCCATGAAATACTGCAGTTCATGTGGCGGATTTGCCAACTGATAGAAATTTCTACCTAGCCAGTTCGGAGACTTCTATGAACCCAAAAGAGTCTTCCGCTTTTAACAAAAAATGGCAGGCAAGTGGtaattttccccaaattaaaaatgGCACTGGTCTTTGATTAGCCAGAGAGATCTTCTTCAAATGCAATTCTGATTATGGCCCAAAAACCTTCAAAGCTTTTCCAAAATCTCTAGGATTACCCTTAATAAGGGGCTTAAAGCTGTGAGGGTGTGGTCCTGCCTTTCTCTCCAGCCCCTGTTTCCTGCTTCCACTCTCCCAGCCACTTAGTCCTTACCTGTTAGTCGGGTGGGTTGGATGTACAAATTCAAAGTTTTCTTCAGTTAAAGATCTCgccttcctttcccctcccctacCTCGTCTCCTCTTCATAGCTACCTTGGCGCCCCCTTCAGATGCTCACTCACATCACTTCCTTGACTAAGCCTGCCCTCACCTCCCCAGCCAGATAGGGTCTGCTTTAATATCAGGTACCGTACTCCCAGAATATGTGAGagtttgtatttatatattcaggttattttaaaataaatatgtatattagtCAGGGCTCTGAAAGGAAATAAATCAACCTCAGATACTTCAATTAAGAGAACTGAATCAAAAGACAATATTACAAGTGTGAGCAGGTTAAGAGAGGCAACAATGGATGTCGAAACCCCCAGGGACTAGTCTTTGGGCCACCTGGGTTTGAGGGGTGTCAGGGGAACACCACCCTGATTCCCCTCCAGGACTGACCTCATCCATTAGCAGCTGGGATTACTGGTGGCCAACCAGCATTAGCCAAATCTCTCTTTGGGACTTATCCTCCAGTAAAAGAACCTTCTTACTGAAGACATGTCCTTTAATACACCCAATAACTGGTCTACTTGGAGTTACAAAGACCCGCCCACTTGGCCCCCTTCCCTGCACACCCCCATCTGACAACTGCAGGGTCATCCCAGCTCATTCTGCCCAGTCCTGCTTCcctcatctccccacccccagtggcAACTCCAAGAGCACTCACTCGCCAGGCCTCCTACAGACAGAATGCTGGAGTCTGTTTCTCATGGAACCTGACCTGAAAAAAAAGCCAAGGGGAAGGAAGTGTTCACCAAGCACCATATGAGCTGGGACCATGAAGAAGAAGAGGTCCCCTGCAACCTAAAAAAGTGCATTAACTGCCAAAATATAGCCCCTGACCAGGAAGGAAGCAGGGGAGAAATAGCTCAacctctcttctccctccctgtCAATTTCTTGCCTTACTTCCCATTGCTGGGAAGCCAGCCCAATATTCCAGGCTAGAACAGATCAGGTAATagatggggtgggcagaggggagcAGATGCATATGGAGGTTAATCAGAACAACCCACATTTTTGCTCCTCAGTATCCCTTTTTACTCATCCCTCAAATGAAGAAACTCTGTCCCCAGTGTGGAAAACACCCCTAGCTATTATCAGCCTCAGGGTGATATCAATTCAGGTTTGTTCTGAGCAGGATCTAACCTGCAGTGTTGTCTAATTTTAGTACCTCATATGGGGaagcaggaaaggaggaagatAAAGACAAAATCAGTATAAGTTATGCAGCCACCTCTATAGCTAATCATGGGGTCTAACTGATAACTGCAACTCCCGTCTTCTACCATCCACTCCCTGTTCTCTTTACTCTTGGTCAGCATATGTCAGGGCAAAACAAAACTTCATCCCTGCAGCATCCTGTTGTTCTGATGACAACAGTTTTCCATTGACTGTTTTGTGTAGCAACAACCAAATTTCTCCTTAGTAAGTGACCAATAGCTCCAGTGGCAAGAGGAGCCCTGAATAACCAAGAAGGTCACCTTAGCTTCCAGTATAGTGGAATCACGGATGTGTTCTCCAATAGAACATTGGCCATTTTCCCCCCTTGTGAATGAAGAATTACAATGAGGAGCCAGTTGGCAAGGGAGACGGAAAGATGCTGAGAGATGCTCAGGTGAGGGGATAGAGAGCAAATAGAAAATAACCAGCACagtgagaggaaagagaaggggcTGCCACCAGGGAAAGTAGGGGTCAGGAGAAAGAGTTTGCCGGCTATATAAGATATGAAGGAGATCATAGATGAGTTGTGACTAtaacaagttaaaaataattatgcctGTTGGCAGATGATCCAGACAACATCCAACAAGTAGTTAGAACCTAATGCTCAAGTGAGAAGAGGCTGGAAAATATGCCTGGGGGCAGATGTTCATAGGGGGTGAGAAGTAAATCTCAGGAAGTAGATAAGATTTAGAGTCAACAAAAATTGATGGTGCCGCCTCCAGAAGCTTCCTCAGGGCCATTTTCATCCTCACAACACAGGAGCATAGTAAGATTGCTTCCGTTTTTTGAGATGAACAAGTAGATTCAGCAAGATGAGTGACTTTCTCAAAATTGCACAGAAGCAAGGAGCCTGGGTCTCTAGGGAATCTCAccaagggagagaaaagagacagagCATTGTATTTCTGAGCATTCTGAGCATTGGGGCATGTGTGCCTATTATCTCACTTGATCCTCATGTAATCTGAAGGCAAGTTTTATTgtacccactttacagatgggcaCAGTTAAGTACTTTGCCTAAGAACTCAAAGCTAGGAAGCAACAGAGTCAGAGTCTGAGTCCAGGTCAGACACAGGATCCCTAATTGTTCAACTGTGTCATACCACAGGTGGGCCTGGAATACATTTAACTGATGAGAGAAGAAACAAGATTCATAAAACCAGAAAAGAGTTCCTCAATCTAAAAATAGCCTAGTATCTTACAAGTCAAGGGGAGACATTTTCACTGGGAGAAGGTAGAACACCATGGAAAACACAGTGGACTCTACGAGTTCCAGAAATGCTACAAGCTGGCTGCGAGACCCCATACCAACCTCTTAGCTTATCTGGGCCACTACTTCCTCACAATGAACAGTACAGAGGCTTCTCCTCTAccttcagtgtgtgtgtgaaagtcactcagttgtgtccaaccctttgggaccccgtggcctgtagccagcctcctctgtccatggaattctccaggccagaatactggagtgggtggcctttcccttctccaggggatcttcccaacccagggactgaacccaggtctcctgcatttcaggcagattctttacttgagccaccagagaagccc
The genomic region above belongs to Bos indicus isolate NIAB-ARS_2022 breed Sahiwal x Tharparkar chromosome 9, NIAB-ARS_B.indTharparkar_mat_pri_1.0, whole genome shotgun sequence and contains:
- the LOC139184810 gene encoding uncharacterized protein, whose amino-acid sequence is MPFHQRTVEPARLRRPEAAGAAGAPLFRSLEQVSSHALVCLLAQLADLSRCAGDIFGELEGQAAALGRRTAALHRRLDALHAATARLDHRRVKIREWREARGKGTRRGGARPAAPSRPLAAPGRLSGVRVEPRSHPPARGSGSRVGWRDPRPGGRAGGGRARRSRVPKVAGRLDGVGALMALGCPSLRSFSLCRRLRGAPGALSAEEEPRSWEKGQRKVACWRNQGTGWVWIYDGSSPRDFRRIRF